A genomic region of Lysinibacillus sp. 2017 contains the following coding sequences:
- a CDS encoding S1 RNA-binding domain-containing protein: MNQLMKSGQVVDLTVLEEQGSRYILTNGELEIPLNASDVEETLTIGEHVKVFLYTDRRGELQATTMVPHITEADYGWARVLKVTKEGAFCDIGTSREILVRAEDLPVIEEVWPEAGDYLYMTLRTDRNGDLFGRLITEEKVNDMYEGAEEDMFNKNITARAYRLLPVGSFLLGVETPHRIFVHESEMKAEPRLGQDVQVRIIDVKEDGSLNGSLLPRKHERLGDDADKILAYLESVDGKMPFGDKSTPEEVQEMFGMSKGAFKRALGTLMKARKIMQKDGWTELV; encoded by the coding sequence ATGAATCAATTAATGAAATCAGGACAAGTTGTTGACTTAACGGTATTAGAAGAACAAGGATCGCGTTATATTTTAACAAATGGGGAATTAGAAATTCCTTTAAATGCATCAGATGTAGAAGAAACGCTAACAATTGGTGAGCATGTTAAAGTGTTTTTATATACAGACCGTCGAGGTGAACTACAGGCTACAACGATGGTTCCGCATATTACAGAAGCTGACTATGGTTGGGCACGTGTACTAAAAGTGACAAAAGAAGGCGCGTTCTGTGATATTGGTACCTCGCGTGAAATATTAGTCCGTGCAGAGGATTTACCAGTGATTGAAGAAGTGTGGCCTGAAGCAGGGGATTACTTGTACATGACATTACGTACAGATCGTAATGGTGATTTATTTGGTCGCTTAATTACAGAAGAAAAAGTAAATGATATGTATGAAGGCGCAGAAGAAGATATGTTCAACAAAAACATTACTGCACGCGCATACCGTTTATTACCTGTAGGGTCATTTTTACTTGGTGTAGAAACACCACATCGTATTTTTGTTCACGAATCTGAGATGAAAGCAGAGCCACGTTTAGGTCAAGATGTACAAGTTCGTATTATCGATGTAAAAGAAGATGGCTCGTTAAATGGCTCATTATTACCACGTAAACATGAGCGTTTAGGCGATGATGCAGATAAAATCCTAGCGTACTTAGAAAGTGTTGACGGTAAAATGCCATTTGGCGATAAATCAACACCGGAAGAAGTTCAAGAAATGTTTGGCATGAGTAAAGGTGCCTTCAAACGTGCACTAGGAACATTAATGAAAGCACGAAAAATTATGCAAAAAGATGGTTGGACAGAACTTGTTTAA
- the mntR gene encoding transcriptional regulator MntR, with amino-acid sequence MPTPSMEDHIEQIYLLIDNKGYARVSDIAEALSVLPSSVTKMVQKLDKDGYLVYEKYRGLTLTPKGQKLGKRLVQRHELLEQLLRLIGVDEERIYNDVEGIEHHLSWNSIDRIADLVQLLEEQPELTRKLEEMKSNHSM; translated from the coding sequence ATGCCAACACCTAGTATGGAGGATCACATCGAACAAATTTATTTACTTATTGATAATAAAGGATATGCTCGTGTGTCTGATATCGCGGAAGCTTTATCTGTTCTACCTTCCTCAGTTACAAAAATGGTTCAAAAATTGGATAAAGATGGCTATTTAGTCTATGAAAAATATAGAGGCTTAACATTGACGCCAAAAGGGCAAAAGTTAGGAAAGCGACTTGTTCAGCGTCATGAGTTGTTAGAACAACTTTTACGATTAATTGGGGTCGATGAGGAACGTATTTATAACGATGTTGAGGGAATTGAACATCATTTAAGTTGGAATTCAATTGACCGTATTGCGGATCTTGTTCAGCTTTTAGAAGAGCAGCCTGAACTGACAAGGAAGCTAGAAGAAATGAAATCAAATCATAGTATGTAA
- a CDS encoding late competence development ComFB family protein, with translation MSNVKLVNVTEEIVRGLVGFLLHGVEYQTFCHCEQCEMDVNAIALNALPTKYVASDKSRDAVFNQLNTPESIEEINKQIIRALHAVSRNPNH, from the coding sequence ATGTCGAATGTTAAATTAGTGAATGTAACGGAGGAGATTGTTCGGGGTCTTGTGGGATTTCTACTACATGGAGTAGAATATCAAACGTTTTGTCATTGTGAACAATGTGAAATGGACGTCAATGCAATTGCATTAAATGCTTTGCCTACGAAGTACGTAGCATCTGACAAATCGAGAGATGCTGTTTTTAATCAATTAAATACGCCAGAAAGCATTGAAGAAATTAACAAACAAATTATTCGAGCGCTTCATGCGGTTAGTCGAAATCCAAATCATTGA